One stretch of Candidatus Sulfotelmatobacter sp. DNA includes these proteins:
- a CDS encoding nuclear transport factor 2 family protein has translation MPWARAFDFTGAINIEGAAYCVLCEEWEPVPPAAPVLTLPKSDRYKKAQMLKHIPIPADSRFMKLMYPYALGLIFAALIPVAPLAAQDKSDAAVSKIIALEKAWNQAYKFRDKKALTEILHDSIVLVNDDGSLQSRSGFLASIDASAPSDEQQAEPESISVYVFGDVAVATGVFRRREVKNGKSYVERDRFVDTWVSRGGSWVCVAASATSMSH, from the coding sequence TTCTTTGCGAAGAGTGGGAACCCGTGCCGCCTGCCGCGCCGGTTTTGACTTTGCCGAAATCCGATCGTTACAAGAAAGCTCAAATGCTCAAGCACATCCCCATCCCAGCCGATAGTCGTTTTATGAAGCTGATGTATCCCTATGCCTTGGGCTTAATCTTCGCCGCTTTAATCCCGGTCGCCCCGCTTGCCGCCCAGGACAAATCGGATGCCGCAGTGTCCAAAATCATCGCCCTCGAGAAGGCCTGGAATCAGGCCTATAAGTTTCGCGATAAGAAAGCGCTGACTGAAATCCTGCACGACTCGATCGTTCTCGTGAATGACGATGGCAGTCTTCAATCCCGTTCGGGATTTCTCGCGAGCATCGACGCCTCGGCCCCATCCGACGAACAACAAGCCGAGCCTGAATCGATTTCCGTCTATGTGTTCGGCGACGTCGCCGTCGCCACCGGAGTCTTTCGCAGAAGGGAAGTCAAGAACGGCAAGTCTTACGTTGAGCGCGATCGTTTCGTCGATACCTGGGTCAGCCGGGGCGGTTCTTGGGTATGCGTCGCCGCGTCGGCAACGTCTATGTCTCATTGA